Proteins encoded within one genomic window of Glandiceps talaboti chromosome 3, keGlaTala1.1, whole genome shotgun sequence:
- the LOC144433135 gene encoding uncharacterized protein LOC144433135, giving the protein MAFNALLELLQQLGFTINWDKVVTPYQSLTFLGIQINSVTPTLSLDQIKLNDLRNTLHFWRTKCRAPKRELQQLAGKLNWAARVIRGGRIIDFLRRIIDLSNKLSAKTHHVRLDSGAKADITWWSNLSDIFNGTAFFIEEQQLPQQVFIIDASSTGGAGLYASDWFYTRWSADHIDIEHMHINHKELFTVLMACRRWHTYWDKRHIVVYTDNKTTMYIINSGTSRNMQAMTWIRELFWLSATSNFYITARYVNTKENSADALSRMHA; this is encoded by the coding sequence ATGGCATTTAATGCCCTTCTGGAATTACTACAGCAACTTGGCTTTACCATCAATTGGGATAAGGTCGTTACGCCATATCAGTCACTCACTTTTCTCGGAATTCAGATCAATTCAGTTACACCCACTTTATCCCttgatcaaatcaaattaaacgACCTCCGCAACACACTACATTTCTGGAGAACCAAATGCCGAGCTCCTAAACGCGAATTGCAACAATTAGCAGGAAAACTTAACTGGGCAGCACGGGTTATTCGCGGCGGACGTATCATTGACTTTCTACGGCGTATCATTGACTTATCTAATAAATTATCTGCAAAAACACATCATGTGCGACTAGATAGCGGAGCGAAAGCAGATATTACGTGGTGGTCAAACCTGAGTGACATATTTAATGGCACGGCGTTTTTTATTGAAGAACAACAATTGCCCCAGCAGGTATTTATCATAGACGCAAGCAGCACAGGCGGTGCGGGACTATACGCGAGTGATTGGTTTTATACGCGATGGTCAGCTGACCACATAGACATAGAACACATGCACATAAACCATAAGGAACTCTTTACAGTACTAATGGCATGCAGACGCTGGCATACCTATTGGGACAAGCGGCATATTGTTGTCTACACAGACAAcaaaactacaatgtacatcataaacTCTGGAACTTCGCGAAACATGCAAGCTATGACATGGATCAGAGAACTCTTCTGGCTGTCTGCAACATCGAACTTCTACATCACAGCCCGTTACGTCAACACAAAAGAAAATAGTGCCGATGCATTatcacgcatgcatgcatga